ggttcgtgaggaaaaagaaatttgaactacaaaatgtTAGTACTCAAAGATCTTgagttttaataattatgaacatgctagttatttactataattgatgttctaagagtgcctaagatccaaattgcttccgcatgtgttatattaattCCATCATTGCCTGCCTTGTTCCTGAAGATATTCGACAGAAATAGAGCCTTGTTGATGAAggtaaaacaattttataacCACCTCTAAAAGATAATGTTGGAGACAAGTAAACCCATCTCTCTATTGACAAAACTCGCATACCTAACATTTCTATGGCATGCCTTTGGCACATGACCTTTCACGCACTCAAAATGGGGAGAGAGAATAGGATGGTACAAGGCTACCCAAAATCATACACCCGAACCAACTATGTGAAAGCTTCCTAGCTCCAAACAAGCAAGACTATCATTCCCAGCTCAAACCAGTTGTCGTACTAAGTGATCAATACAACTAATTCATGCAGATTTATGCAGCTCAATCACTTAATCATCGATTGCTAGAAACAAGtattttctcttgtttgttGACAATTATAGTTGTTGGATGTTTACATGCTAAAAAGGAGAGATATTACGTGCattcaagaagttcaaaagacTCGTTGAAAGCGGGTTTGATCATAAACTAAAAACCTTTGTCAAGTTAAGAGTTTGAGTCCTCACCGTACACTctacaacaaaatggtgtggttGAACGAACAAACCGTACCATATTGAACATTGCAAGAAACTTGCTCAAAGCACTCAAGTCCAACTGATTTTTTGGAGCAAGGTAATAGGACAAGTAGTATATCTTCTAAACTGTTTACCAGCATAAGTGCTGGACACTCGCACCCCCTATGAAGCATGGTTCGGTAAGATGCCTCACTTCGAGCATCCATGAGTCTTGGGTTGTAAAGCACATGTTAAGACAACAAAgacatatataaaaaatcttGATGACAAAAGCCAAAAGATGATGCATTTTGTCATAGAAGATGGGACCATGGACATAGATTGTATGATCTACAACATGAGAAAATTCATATAAGTAGAGATGTCAtatttgaagaagagaagaagcgAGATTAGTGCAGCGTCAGCAATAACACACAGATTGTTACACAGTTCATTATTCTGGAAGACGAGTCAGACGTGATAGACCTAGAAAATGCACTGATAGTGACATCAGCAAATCTCCACATCTCATCACGAGCAACACGGAAAGACGTGATGAATTTTCTAGAACAAGAGAGCTTTGGTGAAAGCACAGGAGGATCCACAAGAGAGGGTGGATCAAAGAAGTTTTGTTCTCTGGCTGACATTTATGTAGGTACACTTGAATTAAAATTGGATCTCAACGAGTTAGTATTGCTCGCAACCAAGGATTTGACAACATACCATGAGGCAGCAACTGAGACAACGTGGCAAGAGGCCATGCAAAAGGAGCTTGAAGTCattgagaagaacaagacatgGACACTCACTAACTTACCATTCATACACAAGCCTATCAGTTTCAAGTGGGTGtttaagatgaaaaagaattgtgaagaaaatatcatcaagcatAAAGAAAGACTCGTGGCAATGAGATACTTTCAGCGGTAAGAAGTTGATTTTAAGGAGGTTTTCGCACCTATGGATAGACTCGACAATGTAAGCCTGATTCTTGCCCTCGCAACTCAACACCGATGAGAGGTCCATCACTTAGGCGCAAATCAATGTTCCTAAATGGTGACCTCTAAGAAGAAGTGTACGTTGCCCATTCTGAAGGCTTCGTCCTCAAAATCGAAGAGCACAAAGCGTACAAGTTGTCAAAGACCCTCTACATTTTACGGCAAGCACCGAAGGCATGGATCATATGTGTGGACAAGAGCTTAAAGAGTctaaatttcatgaaattatcACAAGAACAAACATTGTATACAAGAAACAATGGAGTTGGAACACTCATACTTGATCGTCACTGGTACAAGTGAGTGTTaggattatatttgatttggattggatttgattatttgtattagatttgatttagtcatttgaattagatttagtcATACCAGATTTAGTCCTATCGGATTTGATTATGTAACGGCTATATAATAACcaattttattcttcaataGACAGTGAGATTTCTCCTAATTCTTCTGATCtttctagttttctttttctgttcctaacatttggtatcagagtcatgccctaaactagTTAAAACTAGAAGCAGCAGTCTTCTACGTGTGTCATAATAAAAGTATGTCGATGGAGAGTCCAGTTGTGCAGTCTGCTGAAGGAAGGAGTCAAGGTCGTGGAAGCTTTAGAGGTAGAGGAAGGGGACGAGGCAGACAAACCTTAAACAAGGCCACAGTGGAATGAGACAAACTATGCAGAGACTCAAGAAGAGATGTCGTCGATGACTTACGTGAATATAAATAAGGCCAATAGAGAAGATATGTGGTTCCTTGATTCGGGATGTAGCAATCATATGTGTGGGaagaaggaatatttttctGATTTTGATGGAAGTTTCAGAGATTCAGTGAAGCTGGGCAACAACTCAAGCATGGTTGTAATGGGAAAGGGTAATGTACGGCTCCAAGTGAATGGAATCATACTGATATTCACAGAAGTGTTCTATGTGCCAAAGCTGAAGAACAATCTGTTGAGTATTGGGAAATTGCAAGCAAATGGACTTagcattttgtttcaaaatggaaCATGCAAGGTTTTCATCCTGAGAGAGGCTTAATCATGGAGACAAAGATGTCTTTGAATCGAATGTTCATATTGCATGCTATATCTCAGCCTGTAGCAGccgttcaaactcaattgaAACTTATGGGGAGAAATGGTTCAAGATCTATGTCGTACACTCACCGCTCCAATTCCTATCGCCATAGTCGGAGAAGCATAAGATACCCAAGTCCTTCCCCCTATCATTCCACTACCCGTCCCAGGAGAAGCAGCCGTTCAAGTTTCCTCAGCCGCCAACGCAGAAAGAAGTttaagaaagaggaagaagagaagaaaaggagtgaaGCAGAGTTGAAGAAGTTAGAAGAAGATGCAGCTAGGAGGATGGAAGAACTAATTCagaagaatgttgaagaaatgtTAAACTCTGAAGAGACTAAATTAGAAATACAGGGGCGAATAGAGGAAGGTCCCAAGAAgttgtttgatgatgttgatgtgcagcttgagaaagagaaagaagtcgCTCTTACTGCTacaagacaaaaagaagaacaa
This genomic stretch from Cucurbita pepo subsp. pepo cultivar mu-cu-16 unplaced genomic scaffold, ASM280686v2 Cp4.1_scaffold000816, whole genome shotgun sequence harbors:
- the LOC111785904 gene encoding uncharacterized protein At1g10890-like — its product is MGRNGSRSMSYTHRSNSYRHSRRSIRYPSPSPYHSTTRPRRSSRSSFLSRQRRKKFKKEEEEKKRSEAELKKLEEDAARRMEELIQKNVEEMLNSEETKLEIQGRIEEGPKKLFDDVDVQLEKEKEVALTATRQKEEQARKEREEIDKMLEENRRRVEKAQRQLVLELQRKEEEQYCELKLXGHLKGSGE